One genomic region from Stutzerimonas decontaminans encodes:
- a CDS encoding MFS transporter, which produces MNAPLPYWRLSGFYFFYFALLGSTAPFLGLYFDHLGFSPERIGELIAIPMLMRCLAPNLWGWLGDATGRRLEIVRLGALCTLLSFGLIFFDKSFAWLAMVMALHAFFWHAVLPQFEVITLAHLHEQAERYSQVRLWGSIGFILAVVGLGLLFQRLSLDLYPTAVAVVMVGIVLSSLWVPNAHPRQRAEVAGEGGFLAQLRRPGVLAFYACVALMQLAHGPYYTFFSIHLEALGYSRSFIGLMWALGVVAEILLFLVMARLLARFSLRLVLLASFLIAALRWVLLGQFADHLAVLLIAQLMHAATFGSFHAAAIHFVQRSFGHRQQGQGQALYASLSGIGGALGALYAGYAWSGLGPGWSFAIASLAALAAAVIIAFRLQEHRA; this is translated from the coding sequence ATGAATGCTCCGTTGCCGTACTGGCGCCTGTCCGGCTTCTATTTTTTCTACTTCGCCTTGCTCGGCTCCACGGCGCCGTTTCTCGGGCTGTACTTCGATCATCTGGGTTTCTCGCCGGAGCGGATCGGCGAGCTGATCGCCATTCCCATGCTGATGCGCTGTCTGGCGCCGAATCTCTGGGGCTGGCTGGGCGATGCCACCGGGCGACGTCTGGAAATCGTCCGTCTCGGTGCCCTGTGCACCTTGCTGTCCTTCGGTCTGATCTTCTTCGACAAGAGCTTTGCCTGGCTGGCGATGGTGATGGCGTTGCATGCCTTTTTCTGGCACGCCGTCCTGCCGCAGTTCGAAGTCATCACCCTGGCCCATCTGCATGAGCAGGCCGAGCGCTACAGCCAGGTCCGGTTGTGGGGCAGCATTGGTTTCATCCTCGCGGTGGTCGGGCTCGGGCTGCTGTTCCAGCGGCTGAGTCTTGATCTCTACCCAACAGCCGTGGCCGTGGTCATGGTGGGTATCGTGCTGAGCAGCCTCTGGGTGCCCAATGCCCATCCGCGTCAGCGCGCCGAAGTGGCCGGGGAGGGTGGTTTTCTCGCCCAGCTGCGCCGACCGGGGGTGCTGGCGTTCTATGCCTGCGTGGCGCTGATGCAGTTGGCGCACGGGCCGTACTACACCTTCTTCAGCATCCACCTGGAGGCGCTCGGTTACAGCCGCAGCTTTATTGGACTGATGTGGGCGCTGGGCGTAGTGGCCGAAATTCTGCTGTTTCTGGTGATGGCGCGCCTGTTGGCGCGCTTCTCGCTTCGCCTGGTGCTGCTGGCCAGCTTCCTGATCGCCGCGCTGCGCTGGGTCCTGCTGGGGCAGTTTGCCGATCATCTTGCCGTGCTGCTGATCGCGCAGCTGATGCACGCGGCGACCTTCGGTAGCTTCCACGCCGCCGCGATTCACTTTGTCCAGCGCAGTTTCGGCCACCGCCAGCAGGGCCAGGGTCAGGCGCTATACGCCAGTCTGTCCGGCATCGGCGGGGCCCTGGGGGCGCTTTACGCCGGCTATGCCTGGTCCGGCCTCGGGCCGGGCTGGTCGTTCGCCATCGCCAGCCTGGCGGCATTGGCTGCAGCCGTTATCATTGCCTTCCGCTTGCAGGAGCACCGAGCCTGA
- a CDS encoding 1,2-dihydroxy-3-keto-5-methylthiopentene dioxygenase, translating into MSVLSVYHETRPDQPLKVLTHAEDIAATLSEVGVQLERWEASAPIAAGASQEEVIAAYRPQIDKLMTERGFVTVDVISVTRDHPQKDELRAKFLDEHRHAEDEVRFFVAGRALFSLHIEDMVYAVLCEKHDLISVPAGTRHWFDIGEEPHFVAIRLFKNPEGWVAEYTGESIADQFPRLDD; encoded by the coding sequence ATGAGTGTCCTCAGCGTCTATCACGAGACCCGACCCGACCAGCCGCTCAAGGTGCTGACCCACGCCGAAGACATCGCCGCGACCCTCTCCGAGGTCGGCGTGCAGCTGGAGCGCTGGGAGGCCAGCGCGCCGATCGCCGCCGGTGCCAGCCAGGAAGAGGTGATTGCCGCCTACCGGCCGCAGATCGACAAGCTCATGACCGAGCGCGGCTTCGTCACGGTCGATGTGATCAGCGTGACCCGCGACCATCCACAGAAGGACGAGCTGCGCGCGAAGTTCCTCGACGAGCATCGACACGCTGAAGACGAGGTGCGCTTCTTCGTCGCCGGGCGCGCGCTGTTCAGTCTGCACATCGAGGACATGGTCTACGCCGTACTCTGCGAAAAGCACGACCTGATCTCAGTGCCCGCCGGCACACGCCACTGGTTCGACATAGGCGAGGAGCCGCACTTCGTCGCCATCCGCCTGTTCAAAAACCCCGAAGGCTGGGTCGCCGAGTACACCGGCGAAAGCATCGCCGATCAGTTCCCGCGACTGGACGACTGA
- a CDS encoding PLDc N-terminal domain-containing protein produces MGDAFGGIFGLLILILDIWAIISIVRSDSTGGKKVLWVLLIVLLPVLGLIIWGIMGPRGNRPDARGPYR; encoded by the coding sequence ATGGGAGACGCCTTCGGCGGTATTTTCGGCCTGCTCATTCTGATACTGGATATCTGGGCGATCATCAGCATTGTTCGTAGCGACAGCACCGGCGGCAAGAAGGTGCTCTGGGTTCTTCTGATTGTTCTGCTGCCAGTGCTCGGCCTGATCATCTGGGGGATCATGGGGCCGCGCGGCAATCGGCCCGATGCCCGTGGACCTTATCGGTAA
- a CDS encoding PLDc N-terminal domain-containing protein gives MESLSGPLAIVVLVLDVLAIAYVWRSRIEIGRKVVWSFVILLLPVVGLIMWAAAAGPFGKARL, from the coding sequence ATGGAAAGCCTGAGTGGACCGCTAGCGATTGTGGTGCTGGTGTTGGACGTCCTGGCAATCGCCTATGTCTGGCGCAGTCGTATCGAAATCGGTCGCAAAGTCGTTTGGTCATTTGTGATCCTGCTGCTGCCTGTGGTCGGGTTGATCATGTGGGCGGCAGCGGCGGGGCCGTTCGGCAAGGCGCGGCTCTGA
- a CDS encoding histidine phosphatase family protein has product MWCSGLVIGLLILFMEAALADDAVAWQALREGRAILVMRHAFAPGLGDPPGFVLEDCKTQRNLNEQGRAEAQRWGVRLREAGLTGVRLFSSRWCRALETAEHMALAPVEPLPALDSFFASPVSEQSHTAALREAVGQLQPSEVAILVTHQVNITALTGIFPQSGEGLILELPLASPPRVLLRLAPP; this is encoded by the coding sequence ATGTGGTGCAGCGGGTTGGTGATCGGCCTGCTGATCCTTTTTATGGAAGCCGCACTGGCTGACGACGCGGTGGCATGGCAGGCGCTGCGTGAAGGGCGGGCCATCCTGGTTATGCGCCATGCATTCGCGCCTGGGCTAGGCGATCCGCCGGGCTTTGTCCTCGAAGACTGTAAAACTCAACGAAATCTGAATGAGCAGGGCCGCGCGGAAGCCCAGCGTTGGGGCGTCCGACTGCGCGAAGCGGGCCTGACCGGAGTGCGTCTGTTCAGCAGCCGTTGGTGTCGCGCGCTCGAAACCGCCGAGCACATGGCGCTCGCGCCGGTGGAGCCTTTGCCGGCCCTGGATTCGTTCTTTGCTTCTCCTGTAAGCGAGCAATCGCATACCGCGGCACTGCGCGAGGCCGTCGGTCAGTTGCAACCGTCCGAGGTGGCGATTCTGGTCACCCATCAGGTCAATATCACCGCGCTGACCGGGATATTTCCGCAATCCGGCGAGGGACTGATCCTCGAGCTGCCGTTGGCTAGCCCGCCCAGGGTGCTGTTGCGTCTCGCGCCGCCTTAG
- a CDS encoding DNA-3-methyladenine glycosylase family protein: protein MSETILLPYLEPWDWQQFQRHFALRLLPGVERLDPGGYARTLRLGDASGWLSVNAADDRPVLELMLSDSLRRATQPLVAKVRKMFDLDADPQAIAAHFVSDPALGPLVAAQPGLRLLAAYDPFEQAVRAVVGQQVTVKAAVTITRRIVERLGEPLPQAPAGLEMLFPTAQAIADDQLENIGMPAKRAQALRRLAAAVAEGALHLHVEDGADTLVRRLCELPGIGPWTAEYIALRGFGVADAFPAADLGLLKAPLWGPDGISAKALADRAEAWRPWRAYAAIHIWDDYSQGAKETKGG from the coding sequence ATGAGCGAAACCATACTCCTGCCCTACCTCGAACCCTGGGATTGGCAACAGTTCCAGCGTCACTTCGCGCTGCGTCTGCTACCCGGCGTGGAGCGCCTGGACCCAGGTGGCTATGCCCGCACGCTGCGCCTGGGCGATGCCAGCGGCTGGCTTAGCGTGAACGCGGCGGACGACCGGCCCGTTCTCGAGCTCATGCTCAGCGACTCGCTGCGGCGCGCCACCCAGCCGCTGGTCGCCAAGGTGCGCAAGATGTTCGACCTGGACGCCGACCCGCAGGCGATCGCCGCGCATTTCGTCAGCGACCCGGCACTCGGCCCGCTGGTTGCGGCGCAACCCGGCCTGCGTCTGCTGGCGGCCTACGACCCGTTCGAGCAGGCTGTACGCGCGGTGGTCGGCCAGCAAGTTACGGTCAAGGCGGCTGTGACGATTACCCGCCGAATCGTGGAGCGTCTCGGCGAACCATTGCCGCAGGCGCCAGCCGGGCTGGAGATGCTATTTCCCACGGCGCAGGCAATCGCCGATGACCAGTTGGAAAACATCGGCATGCCGGCCAAGCGCGCCCAGGCGTTACGCCGACTGGCCGCTGCAGTGGCCGAGGGTGCGTTGCACCTGCACGTGGAAGATGGCGCCGATACGCTGGTCCGGCGGCTGTGCGAGCTGCCAGGAATCGGGCCATGGACTGCCGAGTACATTGCGCTGCGTGGCTTTGGTGTCGCCGACGCCTTTCCCGCCGCCGATCTGGGCCTGCTCAAGGCGCCGCTGTGGGGGCCGGATGGCATCAGTGCCAAGGCACTGGCAGACCGGGCCGAAGCCTGGCGTCCATGGCGCGCTTATGCAGCGATCCATATCTGGGACGACTACTCCCAAGGGGCCAAAGAGACCAAGGGCGGCTAA
- the speE gene encoding polyamine aminopropyltransferase — protein MSDFQETLYEGYGQRFQVDKLLHEVRTGHQHLVIFENARMGRVMALDGVIQTTEADEFIYHEMLAHVPVLAHGLARRVLIIGGGDGGILREVARHRDIESITMVEIDGALVDVCKELLPNHSAGTFDDPRLRLVIEDGMRFVASTEEKFDVIISDSSDPVGPGEVLFSEDFYQACRRCLNEGGIFVAQNGTPFMRLGEVQTTAKRLHGLFADWHFFQAAVPTYIGGAMTFAWGACCAESRKLPLETLLQRYAGSGIVTRYYNPHVHLGAFALPQYVLHAIAKPSND, from the coding sequence ATGAGCGACTTCCAGGAAACCCTCTATGAGGGATACGGGCAGCGGTTCCAGGTGGACAAGCTGCTGCACGAGGTGCGTACCGGGCACCAGCATCTGGTCATCTTCGAGAACGCCCGCATGGGACGCGTCATGGCCCTCGACGGAGTGATCCAGACCACCGAAGCCGACGAATTCATCTACCACGAGATGCTTGCCCACGTGCCGGTACTGGCGCACGGGCTGGCACGTCGCGTGCTGATCATCGGCGGCGGTGACGGTGGCATCCTGCGCGAGGTGGCACGCCACCGCGATATCGAAAGCATCACCATGGTCGAGATCGACGGCGCCTTGGTGGACGTGTGCAAGGAATTGCTGCCGAACCATTCCGCCGGCACCTTCGATGACCCGCGCCTGAGGCTGGTGATCGAAGACGGCATGCGCTTCGTGGCAAGCACCGAAGAGAAGTTCGACGTCATCATTTCCGACTCCAGCGATCCCGTCGGTCCCGGCGAGGTGCTGTTCTCGGAGGACTTCTATCAGGCCTGTCGCCGCTGCCTGAACGAAGGCGGCATCTTCGTCGCGCAGAACGGCACGCCGTTCATGCGGCTGGGCGAGGTACAGACCACTGCCAAGCGCCTGCATGGCTTGTTTGCGGACTGGCATTTCTTTCAGGCCGCAGTGCCGACCTACATCGGCGGCGCCATGACCTTCGCTTGGGGAGCCTGCTGCGCAGAGAGCCGCAAGCTGCCTCTGGAAACCCTACTACAGCGATACGCCGGCAGCGGCATCGTTACGCGGTATTACAACCCGCACGTGCATCTCGGTGCTTTCGCACTGCCTCAGTACGTGTTGCACGCGATCGCCAAGCCCAGCAACGACTGA
- a CDS encoding circularly permuted type 2 ATP-grasp protein, which translates to MDRVFYDEMFDPQGGCRPHYQPFSSWLSSTPADMLDQRRREADLLFHRAGITFTLYGDEQGTERLIPFDTIPRSIPMSEWRMVERGCVQRVQALNLFLADIYHDQRILKAGVIAPEQVLTNEGYQPAMQGLDLHGDIYAHIAGVDLVRDGDGTYYVLEDNLRTPSGVSYMLEDRKMMMRLFPELFAAQRIAPINHYPNLLLETLKHSSPMDNPCVVVMTPGRFNSAFFEHAFLAREMGVELVEGADLFVRDEHLYMRTTSGARQVDVIYRRLDDGFLDPLAFNPDSTLGVPGLLSAYRAGNLVLANAIGTGVADDKSIYPFVPDMIRFYLDEEPILANVPTWQCRKPDELSHVLAHLPELVVKETQGSGGYGMLVGPAASVSEIEAFRARLKANPAAYIAQPTLSLSTCPTFVENGIAPRHIDLRPFVLSGRETRLVPGGLTRVALREGSLVVNSSQGGGTKDTWVVEDC; encoded by the coding sequence ATGGACCGCGTTTTCTACGACGAAATGTTCGACCCCCAGGGCGGCTGCCGACCTCACTACCAGCCATTTTCCAGCTGGCTGTCGAGCACGCCGGCCGATATGTTGGACCAGCGCCGACGCGAGGCCGATCTACTGTTCCACCGGGCTGGCATCACCTTCACGCTGTACGGCGATGAGCAGGGCACAGAGCGTCTGATTCCTTTCGATACCATTCCGCGCTCCATCCCGATGAGCGAATGGCGCATGGTCGAGCGCGGGTGTGTCCAGCGGGTCCAGGCGCTCAACCTGTTCCTTGCCGATATTTACCACGATCAGCGCATCCTCAAGGCAGGCGTCATCGCACCGGAGCAGGTGCTCACCAACGAGGGCTATCAACCAGCCATGCAGGGGCTCGACCTGCACGGGGACATCTACGCGCACATCGCTGGCGTGGATCTGGTGCGCGACGGCGACGGCACCTATTACGTACTCGAAGACAATCTGCGCACACCCAGCGGCGTGAGCTACATGCTCGAAGACCGCAAGATGATGATGCGGTTGTTCCCCGAGCTGTTCGCCGCACAGCGCATTGCGCCGATCAACCACTACCCGAATCTGCTGCTGGAAACGCTCAAGCATTCGAGCCCGATGGATAATCCCTGCGTGGTGGTGATGACGCCAGGTCGGTTCAACAGCGCCTTTTTCGAGCACGCCTTTCTGGCGCGGGAAATGGGTGTCGAACTGGTCGAGGGGGCGGATCTGTTCGTTCGCGACGAGCACCTGTACATGCGTACCACCTCCGGCGCGCGCCAGGTGGATGTGATCTACCGCCGACTCGACGATGGTTTTCTTGATCCGCTGGCCTTCAATCCCGATTCGACCCTGGGTGTGCCAGGCCTGCTCTCGGCTTATCGGGCAGGCAACCTGGTGCTGGCCAATGCCATCGGTACCGGCGTGGCGGATGACAAATCGATCTACCCATTCGTCCCGGACATGATCCGCTTCTATCTGGACGAGGAGCCGATTCTCGCCAATGTGCCGACCTGGCAGTGCCGCAAGCCAGACGAGCTGTCCCACGTTCTGGCCCACTTGCCGGAGTTGGTGGTCAAGGAAACCCAAGGCTCCGGCGGGTACGGCATGTTGGTTGGCCCTGCGGCCAGCGTGAGCGAGATCGAAGCCTTTCGTGCCCGGTTGAAGGCCAATCCGGCAGCCTACATCGCTCAACCCACACTGAGCCTGTCGACCTGTCCAACCTTCGTCGAAAACGGCATCGCACCACGACACATCGACCTTCGACCCTTCGTGCTCAGTGGCCGCGAGACACGTCTGGTCCCTGGAGGGCTGACCCGAGTTGCGCTGCGTGAGGGCTCGCTGGTGGTCAACTCGTCGCAAGGCGGCGGAACCAAGGACACCTGGGTTGTGGAGGATTGCTGA
- a CDS encoding alpha-E domain-containing protein: MLSRTAADLYWMSRYLERAENMARMMDVSYSLSLMPQSGRGDGLDELAMPLLITGTLDEYLRCHGQLNAERMLHFFALEEANPVSLFNCLRLARSNAHAVRGRITSDMWENINAAWLEMRGIAEQGLGRYGISRFCEWVKERSHLFRGATVGTIMRSDAYRFIRLGTFIERADNTLRLLDARHELLGEESELLDDRSARAYYQWSALLRALSSFEAFAEIYRGSPRTAKVAELLLLRADVPRSLRACLVELQLILASLPGENGRPAQRLASELEAGLRYTAIDEVVEFGLHDWISVYIEHIGRLGSAIHSSYLEAA; encoded by the coding sequence ATGCTGAGTAGAACCGCTGCCGACCTGTACTGGATGTCCCGCTATCTGGAGCGTGCCGAGAACATGGCGCGCATGATGGATGTGAGCTATTCGCTGTCGCTGATGCCGCAAAGCGGACGCGGCGATGGCCTCGACGAGCTGGCGATGCCGCTGCTGATCACCGGCACCCTGGATGAATACCTGCGCTGCCACGGCCAGCTGAATGCCGAGCGGATGCTGCACTTCTTCGCACTTGAGGAAGCCAACCCCGTCAGCTTGTTCAACTGCCTGCGCCTGGCTCGCAGCAACGCCCATGCCGTGCGCGGCCGCATCACCTCGGATATGTGGGAGAACATCAATGCGGCCTGGCTGGAAATGCGTGGCATCGCCGAGCAGGGCCTGGGGCGCTACGGCATCAGCCGGTTCTGTGAGTGGGTCAAGGAGCGCTCGCACCTGTTTCGCGGGGCTACCGTGGGCACCATCATGCGCAGCGATGCCTATCGCTTCATCCGGCTGGGCACCTTTATCGAGCGCGCGGACAACACCTTGCGTCTGCTCGATGCGCGCCACGAGCTGCTTGGCGAGGAAAGCGAACTGCTCGATGACCGTTCTGCTCGTGCCTATTACCAGTGGAGCGCGCTGCTGCGCGCGCTGTCCTCGTTCGAGGCGTTTGCCGAGATCTACCGTGGGTCCCCACGTACGGCCAAGGTCGCCGAGCTGCTGCTGTTGCGTGCGGACGTGCCGCGCTCATTACGCGCCTGTCTGGTGGAGCTGCAACTGATCCTGGCCAGTCTGCCGGGGGAGAACGGGCGCCCCGCGCAACGTCTGGCTTCCGAACTCGAAGCGGGGTTGCGCTATACGGCAATCGACGAGGTGGTCGAGTTCGGTCTGCACGATTGGATCAGCGTCTACATCGAGCATATCGGCCGGCTCGGCAGCGCCATTCACTCGTCCTATCTGGAGGCAGCATGA
- a CDS encoding transglutaminase family protein: protein MKLSISHDTSYRYEDQVRASIQYLRLTPQQSQRQRVFSWALELPRPVRAQLDPYGNVLHVLTLDEPHDEIVIRARGQVEIDEACECETEDASPLPFLRVSPLTQADDALADFARQQCGSRPERDSLEQLMHALADHMVYTPGATHVESTAAQAFAGRAGVCQDHSHAFIACARSLGIPARYVSGYLLTDDSDHLASHAWVEAWVEGLWYSFDVSNRLIRPDRHLKLAVGLDYLDACPVRGMRRGGGCESMHARVQVMPMQMAQQ, encoded by the coding sequence ATGAAGCTATCGATAAGCCACGACACCAGCTACCGCTACGAAGATCAGGTTCGCGCGAGCATCCAGTACCTGCGCCTGACACCGCAGCAGAGCCAGCGCCAGCGTGTATTCAGCTGGGCGCTCGAGCTGCCGCGCCCGGTGCGTGCGCAGCTTGATCCCTACGGCAACGTTCTGCATGTACTGACCCTCGACGAACCCCATGACGAAATCGTCATTCGCGCCCGCGGTCAGGTGGAAATCGATGAAGCCTGTGAATGCGAAACCGAGGACGCATCGCCGCTACCGTTTTTGCGGGTCAGCCCGCTGACCCAGGCTGACGACGCCTTGGCTGATTTCGCTCGGCAGCAGTGCGGCAGCCGTCCCGAGCGGGACTCGCTGGAGCAGCTGATGCACGCGCTTGCCGATCATATGGTTTACACGCCGGGTGCGACGCACGTAGAAAGCACGGCCGCGCAGGCATTTGCGGGTCGTGCAGGCGTCTGCCAGGACCACAGTCATGCCTTCATCGCCTGTGCTCGCAGCCTGGGTATACCGGCGCGTTATGTATCGGGCTATCTGCTCACCGATGACAGTGACCACCTGGCCAGTCACGCCTGGGTCGAGGCATGGGTGGAGGGGCTCTGGTACAGCTTCGATGTATCGAACCGACTGATCCGTCCGGATCGCCATCTCAAGCTGGCTGTGGGGCTGGATTATCTCGACGCCTGCCCCGTGCGCGGGATGCGCCGGGGCGGTGGCTGCGAGTCGATGCATGCGCGGGTGCAGGTGATGCCGATGCAAATGGCGCAGCAGTAG
- a CDS encoding proteasome-type protease: protein MTYCVAMNLADGLVFVSDSRTNAGVDHIATFRKLYRFGIPGERLIVLQTAGNLATSQAVVSLLRHRLAADGVNLNNVPSMFAAARLVGDTLREVVEHDASPSMNSGIDMSSSFLVGGQIKGDVPELYNLYPQGNFISATVDTPYFQIGESKYGKPILDRALKHATGLEQALRCALISFDSTIRSNLSVGMPLDVLVYRKDSLELPAGYRVAEGDAYYEGIREQWCSNLRRMLVELPSAPALYLE from the coding sequence ATGACTTACTGTGTCGCCATGAATCTCGCCGACGGACTGGTGTTCGTGTCCGACTCGCGGACCAACGCCGGTGTCGATCATATCGCCACGTTCCGCAAGCTTTACCGTTTTGGCATACCGGGCGAGCGCCTGATCGTGCTGCAGACCGCCGGTAATCTGGCTACCTCGCAAGCGGTAGTGAGCTTGTTGCGCCATCGGTTAGCGGCCGACGGCGTCAATCTCAACAACGTTCCCAGCATGTTTGCCGCCGCACGCCTGGTTGGCGATACGCTGCGCGAAGTCGTGGAGCACGATGCGTCACCGAGCATGAATTCGGGAATCGACATGAGCAGCTCTTTCCTGGTGGGTGGGCAGATCAAGGGTGACGTCCCCGAACTGTATAACCTGTACCCGCAGGGCAATTTCATCAGCGCGACGGTAGACACGCCTTACTTCCAGATCGGTGAAAGCAAATACGGCAAACCCATTCTCGATCGTGCACTGAAGCACGCCACGGGCCTCGAACAGGCGTTGCGCTGTGCGCTGATCTCCTTCGATTCGACCATCCGCAGCAATCTCTCGGTAGGTATGCCTCTGGATGTGCTGGTTTATCGCAAGGACAGTCTCGAACTGCCCGCCGGCTATCGCGTGGCGGAGGGCGACGCCTATTACGAGGGGATTCGCGAGCAGTGGTGTAGCAACCTGCGACGGATGCTGGTTGAACTGCCATCAGCTCCGGCCCTCTATCTTGAGTAG
- a CDS encoding ribonuclease E inhibitor RraB — protein MSTTFHEDVSSTVLRRMKEGGFDFARVHPIEFYAVFPEQDRAQTAAQKFRGETINTQVFPREDGSWNLQVSKVMYATFDGIGDFEQDLEHLVEPLGGVLDGWGVTQELEGLSV, from the coding sequence ATGAGCACCACCTTCCACGAGGATGTCAGCAGCACCGTTCTGCGCCGGATGAAGGAGGGCGGTTTCGATTTCGCCCGAGTCCATCCCATCGAGTTCTATGCGGTATTTCCAGAACAGGACCGCGCCCAGACGGCCGCGCAGAAATTTCGCGGCGAAACCATCAATACCCAGGTCTTTCCGCGTGAGGACGGAAGCTGGAATCTGCAGGTAAGCAAGGTGATGTACGCAACGTTCGACGGCATCGGTGACTTCGAGCAGGATCTCGAGCATCTCGTCGAGCCCCTCGGCGGTGTGCTCGATGGCTGGGGCGTCACCCAGGAGCTCGAAGGCCTGAGCGTCTGA
- a CDS encoding LysR family transcriptional regulator, with protein MLPDALSAQLSLFIDVLDAGSFSAAARRHGLTPSAVARRIDTLEQSLGCQLFSRSTHAVRPMPAALAFAERARRIVRELHLARAEATSLDNAPEGRIRIDAPAPFGRRHLAPALAEFLQAYPGVDIQLRLIDSFVDLHGEHLGEVDLVLRIGPLADTRLVATPLAPMVRIVCASPAYLERRGVPLRPEELPEHDGLDWDALAPPYAWRFERDGRPQLLRPGRLRMVANNAEALLAGALAGLGIAHLPTWLISDQLLRGELLPLFCEGGLPQPEASGIYALRLTREADSRSRLLLEFLKNRFGPVPPWDQALHSGFKKE; from the coding sequence ATGCTGCCCGACGCCCTTTCCGCCCAGCTCAGCCTGTTCATCGACGTGCTTGATGCGGGCAGTTTCTCGGCCGCGGCGCGCCGCCATGGCCTGACACCTTCAGCCGTCGCTCGCCGCATCGACACACTGGAACAGTCCCTCGGCTGTCAGCTGTTCAGCCGCAGCACCCATGCGGTTCGGCCCATGCCTGCCGCGCTGGCATTTGCCGAGCGCGCGCGACGCATCGTTCGGGAATTGCATCTGGCACGCGCAGAAGCGACGTCGCTGGACAACGCGCCGGAGGGCCGTATCCGGATCGACGCGCCCGCGCCGTTCGGTCGTCGCCATCTGGCCCCGGCGCTGGCTGAATTTCTCCAGGCCTATCCAGGAGTCGATATCCAGCTGCGCCTGATCGACAGCTTCGTCGATCTGCACGGCGAACATCTGGGCGAAGTCGACCTGGTGCTACGCATCGGCCCATTGGCCGACACCCGCCTGGTTGCCACGCCGTTGGCGCCGATGGTGCGCATCGTCTGTGCCAGCCCTGCCTACCTGGAGCGCCGCGGGGTGCCGCTACGACCGGAAGAGCTACCCGAACATGACGGACTGGACTGGGATGCGTTGGCGCCGCCGTACGCCTGGCGCTTCGAGCGCGACGGGCGACCGCAGCTGCTGCGTCCGGGTCGACTTCGCATGGTGGCAAATAACGCCGAGGCGCTGCTGGCCGGGGCGCTAGCCGGGCTCGGTATCGCCCACCTACCAACCTGGCTGATCAGCGATCAGCTGCTGCGTGGCGAGTTACTGCCACTGTTCTGCGAAGGTGGTTTACCGCAACCGGAAGCCAGCGGCATCTATGCATTGCGCCTGACCCGAGAGGCCGATTCGCGCAGTCGCCTGCTGCTGGAGTTTCTGAAGAATCGCTTCGGCCCGGTCCCTCCCTGGGACCAGGCACTTCATAGCGGTTTCAAGAAAGAGTGA
- a CDS encoding sulfite exporter TauE/SafE family protein → MLLDVGLNVLLGLALGTLGGLFGIGGGLIAIPVLGVLFGLDQQLAQGTALVMVVPNVLLAIWRYHQRNRIDWRNAAALGTTSFIFAILGAAVAVSLDAGRMRLAFVGFLLALAAYTLLRVFLRPAPGDGQLRHPWPWLSLLGAGAGAAGGLFGVGGAVIATPILTSVFGASQVVAQGLSLALAAPSTGVTLVTYALHGQVNWLLGLPLAVGGLLSISLGVRLAHALPERLLRLLFSIFLVASAVLLALES, encoded by the coding sequence ATGCTGCTGGATGTCGGATTGAACGTACTGCTCGGACTGGCGCTGGGCACGCTGGGCGGCTTGTTCGGTATTGGCGGCGGGTTGATCGCGATTCCGGTGCTGGGCGTGCTGTTCGGCTTGGACCAGCAATTGGCGCAGGGTACCGCTCTGGTAATGGTCGTGCCCAATGTGCTGCTCGCCATCTGGCGTTACCACCAGCGCAATCGCATCGACTGGCGCAACGCAGCTGCGCTCGGCACTACCAGCTTTATTTTTGCGATCCTCGGAGCGGCCGTGGCCGTGTCGCTGGATGCCGGGCGCATGCGCTTGGCATTCGTCGGCTTTCTTCTGGCGCTGGCTGCATACACGTTGCTGCGGGTGTTCCTTCGCCCGGCACCCGGTGACGGGCAGCTACGCCATCCCTGGCCCTGGCTGAGCCTGCTCGGTGCAGGTGCCGGCGCCGCGGGTGGCCTGTTCGGCGTCGGCGGTGCGGTCATCGCCACGCCGATTCTGACCAGCGTATTCGGCGCCTCGCAGGTGGTCGCCCAGGGTCTCTCGCTGGCATTGGCAGCGCCGAGCACCGGGGTCACGCTGGTCACCTACGCGCTGCATGGTCAGGTCAACTGGCTACTGGGCCTGCCGCTGGCCGTCGGCGGATTGCTCAGCATCAGCTTGGGCGTCCGCCTCGCGCATGCCCTGCCTGAACGCTTGCTGCGGTTGCTGTTCAGCATTTTTCTGGTCGCCAGCGCCGTGCTGCTCGCGCTGGAAAGCTGA